The following are encoded together in the Magnetococcales bacterium genome:
- the arsC gene encoding arsenate reductase (glutaredoxin) (This arsenate reductase requires both glutathione and glutaredoxin to convert arsenate to arsenite, after which the efflux transporter formed by ArsA and ArsB can extrude the arsenite from the cell, providing resistance.) — protein MQNENVVIWHNPHCSKSRQALKLLEDHGVSPRVVRYLDAPPDAQELGRVLTALGLEPRQLMRTNEVIYKDLGLAEATLDRSQLIAAMVANPRLIERPVVLVGNRAVVGRPPEKVVDLLES, from the coding sequence ATGCAAAACGAGAATGTGGTCATCTGGCACAATCCGCACTGTTCCAAGTCGCGTCAGGCTCTGAAACTGTTGGAAGACCATGGCGTCTCTCCCCGGGTTGTGCGTTATTTGGATGCGCCACCGGACGCTCAGGAATTGGGACGGGTATTGACCGCGTTGGGTTTGGAGCCGCGTCAATTGATGCGCACCAACGAGGTGATTTACAAGGACCTGGGTCTGGCGGAAGCCACGCTGGACCGGTCGCAACTGATTGCCGCCATGGTGGCCAATCCGCGTTTGATCGAACGTCCGGTGGTGCTGGTGGGAAATCGCGCTGTGGTGGGCAGGCCGCCGGAGAAGGTGGTGGATCTGTTGGAATCATGA
- a CDS encoding YaiI/YqxD family protein — protein sequence MDIYVDADACPVKGEVMRVAERHGLMVHMVSNQWMRLPSSPMLRVEVVSGGLDKADDWIAERIGQGDVAITADIPLAARCLAKGARVLGPTGKPFDDDGIGMALAMRDLNAQLRDAGEIRGGGPPFGPKDRSRFLQALEEAIQAIKRMTR from the coding sequence ATGGATATCTATGTGGATGCGGACGCCTGCCCGGTGAAGGGTGAGGTGATGCGGGTGGCCGAACGCCATGGGTTGATGGTCCACATGGTCAGCAACCAATGGATGCGCCTGCCGTCGAGTCCAATGTTGCGGGTTGAGGTGGTTTCGGGGGGCTTGGACAAGGCGGATGACTGGATTGCCGAACGGATTGGCCAGGGGGATGTGGCCATCACGGCAGATATTCCCCTGGCTGCCCGCTGTCTGGCCAAAGGGGCGCGGGTGCTTGGACCCACGGGCAAACCTTTTGATGACGACGGTATCGGCATGGCTTTGGCCATGCGTGATCTCAACGCTCAATTGCGGGATGCGGGAGAAATCCGGGGAGGCGGGCCACCCTTCGGCCCCAAGGACCGGTCACGGTTTTTGCAGGCTTTGGAAGAGGCGATTCAGGCCATCAAGCGCATGACGCGGTGA